In Campylobacter mucosalis, a single window of DNA contains:
- a CDS encoding MlaD family protein gives MENRNSYTAVGLFFIAFVACFAIFMWFMSDSDKNVDYTNYYIITNELPTGIRVESQVKFVGVVVGSVSDIAFNSDEKIRLTLKIREDIPIKADSVADIDYQMISGISSLNISRGTKNFGTNPKIITLNEGLLTKLKNNAQTMGEKLNESLLKLDRLTSDENILHLQNTLKGIDELTSGVAKSENLENLSEILKNLSNFSASLNELNLKEINANLSSITKSANALFTGLNKTQLLLADKIKSGEYDLKQTIEPTLDEANKFLNSFEKTLKELRNALNRLEDNPYEFFFKDTSGDTK, from the coding sequence GTGGAAAATAGAAATTCTTATACTGCCGTTGGGCTGTTTTTTATAGCTTTTGTGGCTTGTTTTGCGATATTTATGTGGTTTATGAGTGATAGTGATAAAAACGTTGATTACACCAATTACTACATTATCACAAACGAACTGCCAACTGGCATTAGAGTGGAATCTCAGGTTAAATTTGTAGGTGTTGTCGTCGGAAGCGTGAGCGATATAGCCTTTAATAGTGATGAAAAGATACGCTTAACGTTAAAAATTCGCGAGGATATCCCTATTAAGGCCGACAGCGTAGCTGATATAGATTATCAAATGATAAGCGGAATTTCATCTTTAAATATAAGTCGTGGCACAAAGAATTTTGGCACAAATCCTAAAATAATAACCCTAAATGAAGGGCTTTTAACAAAGCTAAAAAATAATGCACAAACCATGGGCGAGAAGTTAAATGAGAGCCTCCTAAAGCTTGATAGGCTCACGTCTGATGAAAATATATTGCACCTTCAAAACACGCTTAAAGGCATTGATGAGCTTACTTCTGGCGTTGCAAAAAGCGAAAATTTAGAAAATTTATCTGAAATTTTAAAGAATTTAAGCAACTTTTCGGCTAGTTTAAATGAGCTAAATTTAAAAGAGATAAATGCAAATTTAAGCTCCATTACAAAATCAGCAAATGCCCTATTTACTGGACTAAACAAGACACAACTGCTACTTGCTGATAAAATAAAAAGTGGCGAGTATGACCTAAAACAAACCATTGAGCCAACACTAGATGAAGCAAACAAATTTTTAAATAGCTTTGAAAAAACCCTCAAAGAGTTGCGAAATGCCTTAAATAGGCTTGAGGATAACCCTTATGAGTTTTTCTTTAAAGATACGAGCGGAGATACAAAATGA